A stretch of the Maridesulfovibrio zosterae DSM 11974 genome encodes the following:
- a CDS encoding TolC family protein, translating to MTFIRISAIILAICLITGSGSNVCAQPAMSEGMTAINPDQVDGKPYLLGILRDLLATHDRIKAAEARVESSEHSVSQSWSGWTPSLDVSAEAGREEIDKPGGGTNKFRNEQKVTATQLLYDFGGASGSVDSAKATLKESKTILERIRQDLIIQGVSAYMGLIRAKETLKYAIQSEDSMKRLSGMEETLVKRGAGLSYKELQIKAQLAGAMSYRVTQERALETARNRFKAVFGYPVTVEEINKMVPVTMPASFMPGTLDDAIVQAFKLNPLLTQLQHVKERLGSEVDVQQATLFPKFEVVLEGKRREQDQGADGVRMENKATFQVSYSGFSGLGEYEGTQAAKANLREIRKQDLDTRRLVEENVRNAWLELMTLRKNAELYRTQANITAEFLDLIKKKRATGEQVELLDILVGERDYSTATSASVGANIDNIIYAYRLLYQMGVMKLEVFE from the coding sequence GTGACGTTTATCCGTATATCTGCAATTATTCTGGCAATATGCCTCATAACAGGATCTGGCAGCAATGTCTGTGCGCAGCCTGCTATGTCAGAGGGCATGACTGCTATAAACCCGGATCAGGTTGACGGTAAGCCATATCTTTTAGGGATTTTGAGAGATCTTCTTGCGACTCATGATCGGATTAAGGCCGCTGAAGCTCGCGTGGAATCATCTGAGCATTCTGTCTCGCAAAGCTGGTCTGGCTGGACTCCTTCATTAGATGTTTCTGCCGAAGCTGGTCGTGAGGAGATTGATAAGCCCGGTGGTGGAACAAACAAATTTAGAAACGAGCAGAAAGTTACGGCCACGCAGTTGCTATATGATTTCGGTGGAGCCTCCGGTTCAGTTGACAGCGCAAAAGCGACCTTGAAAGAGTCGAAGACAATACTTGAAAGGATTCGTCAGGATCTTATTATTCAGGGAGTTTCGGCCTACATGGGGCTTATCCGTGCCAAAGAAACTCTTAAGTACGCTATCCAGTCTGAAGATAGTATGAAGCGTCTATCCGGAATGGAGGAAACTCTTGTAAAAAGAGGGGCAGGACTATCATACAAAGAGTTACAGATTAAAGCTCAGCTTGCAGGTGCAATGTCGTACCGTGTTACACAGGAAAGAGCTCTTGAAACAGCTCGAAACCGTTTTAAAGCAGTGTTTGGATATCCTGTTACCGTGGAAGAAATCAACAAAATGGTTCCGGTAACAATGCCAGCGTCTTTTATGCCCGGAACTCTTGATGATGCAATTGTTCAGGCATTCAAACTCAATCCTCTTTTAACTCAGCTTCAACATGTTAAGGAGAGACTCGGCAGCGAGGTTGATGTCCAGCAGGCAACTCTGTTTCCTAAATTTGAGGTTGTTCTCGAAGGTAAAAGGCGGGAGCAGGATCAGGGTGCTGATGGAGTGAGAATGGAGAATAAAGCCACTTTTCAGGTCAGTTATTCCGGTTTTTCCGGGCTGGGTGAGTATGAAGGTACTCAGGCAGCAAAGGCCAATCTGCGTGAAATCCGCAAGCAGGACCTAGATACCAGACGTCTGGTTGAAGAAAATGTTCGCAACGCCTGGCTTGAACTTATGACCCTCCGTAAGAATGCTGAGCTTTATAGAACACAGGCTAATATTACAGCTGAATTTCTTGATCTGATCAAGAAAAAGAGAGCAACCGGCGAGCAGGTTGAACTCCTTGATATTCTGGTTGGTGAGCGTGATTATTCAACAGCGACAAGTGCCAGTGTAGGTGCTAATATTGATAACATTATTTATGCATACAGACTGCTTTATCAAATGGGTGTCATGAAACTTGAAGTGTTTGAGTGA
- a CDS encoding CHASE2 domain-containing protein: MKNRLKKILGSDTSLLLMTGFAASIFVAILYVFQPSILQFVDYKIYDQIMRTSPVGKKTDLPVIVDIDDASLAELGQWPWPRYRMALLLAKIQQAGALSTGLDILIGEPDRTSPLTIQKSLKNELGVAVDFKGLPQGLMDNDEVLADVLKQGRYVLGFYFDFLEQEKDPSVTSQPCFVKPLPVAQIKTKNAPPLSSLTLNAFGAICPLPVLTKASPLCGFYNTITDFDGVVRRVPLVISLNGKQYPSLALGTLMKAMGRRNVIAKTNSYGFESIRLGKTTIPVDAKGQMLIRYRGGRTEFPYYSAKDILSGKVGEKELKGKIIFMGTSAAGLRDLRVTPFAADYPGVEVHATIVDNILTKDFLLKPDWVPGLELLLIVCAGIVTTLLLTWSRSLWMMLPIFGMGTVIVYGSVFIFREYSAYLTPMYSLIILALNFTMLTLIKFWREEGQKKFLQATFSSYLAPELIDEMFSNREMPELGGEARFITAYFTDIQSFSTFSEKLTASQLVELLNEYLSVMTDILIEERGTLDKYEGDAIIAFFGAPMDVPDNALRACRVAVRMQNANNELREKWSREKPLPDEPVRNTKGFPEEQWAKDEKWPKVVHNMRTRIGVNSGEIVVGNMGSSMRMNYTMMGDAVNLAARLEEGAKQFGIFNAVSHFTLETEVEVDGKTYKVIDLVEARLIDNIQVVGKNEPVRIYELVAMKGDLTESEKKLFELFNKARNEYVAMNWDKAIKLYEEANKYERFSDTKHTPCEVFIKRAEEHKINPPVPEGEAWDGVYRMTKK; this comes from the coding sequence ATGAAAAATAGGCTAAAAAAAATTTTAGGTTCCGATACCTCCCTGCTCCTTATGACAGGTTTTGCCGCCTCTATTTTTGTTGCAATTCTATATGTTTTCCAACCCTCTATTCTCCAATTCGTAGACTATAAAATTTATGATCAAATTATGCGCACCAGCCCTGTCGGTAAGAAAACAGATTTACCTGTTATTGTAGACATTGACGATGCTAGTCTGGCTGAACTTGGTCAATGGCCATGGCCCCGTTACCGTATGGCATTACTGCTTGCTAAAATTCAACAGGCAGGAGCTCTTTCAACCGGCCTTGATATTCTTATCGGCGAACCTGACAGAACCTCGCCCCTTACAATACAAAAAAGTTTAAAAAATGAGCTTGGAGTTGCTGTTGACTTCAAGGGATTGCCTCAAGGACTGATGGATAACGACGAAGTACTGGCAGATGTTCTTAAACAAGGACGTTACGTACTAGGATTCTATTTCGATTTTCTGGAACAGGAAAAGGATCCTTCCGTGACTTCACAGCCATGCTTTGTAAAACCCTTGCCAGTTGCACAGATAAAAACCAAAAACGCACCTCCGCTCAGTTCTTTAACTCTAAATGCGTTTGGTGCTATCTGCCCTTTACCTGTGCTGACAAAGGCATCCCCCCTGTGTGGATTTTATAATACAATCACCGACTTTGATGGCGTGGTACGCCGAGTACCATTAGTTATCTCACTCAACGGCAAGCAGTACCCGAGCCTTGCGTTGGGAACACTTATGAAAGCCATGGGCCGACGAAACGTAATTGCAAAAACCAACAGCTATGGTTTCGAATCTATCAGACTGGGAAAAACTACAATTCCAGTTGATGCTAAAGGGCAGATGCTAATTCGTTACCGTGGAGGCAGAACTGAATTCCCATACTATAGCGCCAAAGATATATTAAGCGGCAAAGTAGGTGAAAAAGAACTCAAAGGTAAAATAATTTTCATGGGAACTTCCGCAGCAGGTTTGCGTGATTTACGTGTAACACCTTTTGCTGCCGATTACCCTGGTGTAGAAGTTCATGCGACCATTGTAGACAACATACTTACGAAAGATTTTCTGCTTAAACCGGACTGGGTCCCCGGACTCGAACTGCTGCTTATAGTTTGCGCAGGTATTGTAACAACACTTTTGCTGACATGGTCACGTTCACTCTGGATGATGCTTCCCATTTTCGGTATGGGCACAGTCATTGTCTATGGCTCAGTTTTTATATTCAGAGAATACTCTGCATACCTCACGCCCATGTATTCACTGATAATTCTGGCTTTAAACTTTACAATGCTTACGTTGATAAAATTTTGGAGGGAAGAAGGTCAGAAAAAATTCCTGCAGGCAACTTTCTCATCTTATCTTGCACCTGAACTGATCGACGAAATGTTCTCCAACAGAGAAATGCCTGAACTGGGCGGTGAAGCAAGGTTTATTACTGCGTATTTCACTGATATCCAAAGCTTTTCTACTTTTTCAGAAAAACTGACCGCATCGCAGTTGGTCGAATTACTCAATGAATACCTATCCGTAATGACAGATATTTTAATTGAAGAAAGGGGGACGTTGGATAAATACGAAGGAGATGCAATTATTGCTTTCTTCGGTGCCCCCATGGATGTGCCTGATAACGCCCTGCGAGCCTGCCGTGTGGCCGTAAGAATGCAAAATGCCAATAACGAGCTGCGCGAAAAATGGAGCAGAGAAAAACCGCTTCCTGATGAACCGGTCCGCAACACAAAAGGATTCCCAGAAGAACAATGGGCTAAAGATGAAAAATGGCCGAAAGTTGTTCACAACATGCGCACCAGAATAGGTGTCAACTCAGGTGAAATAGTCGTTGGTAATATGGGAAGCTCCATGCGTATGAACTACACCATGATGGGTGATGCGGTTAACCTTGCCGCCCGTCTGGAAGAGGGGGCAAAACAGTTCGGAATTTTCAATGCGGTCAGCCACTTCACTCTTGAAACTGAAGTTGAAGTTGATGGCAAAACATATAAAGTAATAGACCTTGTTGAAGCACGCCTCATTGATAACATTCAAGTCGTTGGTAAAAACGAACCTGTACGCATTTATGAACTGGTCGCAATGAAGGGAGATTTGACTGAAAGCGAAAAGAAACTATTCGAATTATTTAATAAAGCCAGAAATGAATATGTCGCCATGAACTGGGATAAGGCTATTAAACTTTACGAGGAAGCCAATAAATACGAGCGTTTCTCAGACACCAAGCATACCCCGTGTGAAGTCTTCATTAAAAGAGCTGAGGAGCATAAGATAAATCCACCTGTTCCTGAAGGTGAGGCATGGGACGGTGTTTATCGAATGACTAAAAAATAA
- a CDS encoding ATP-binding cassette domain-containing protein: MRELLRRLSLHPFLAFEIIVASFFINILSLASPIFVIQVLNRYVGYGFDGTLITLTTGMLIAGFINHGFIIVRSRLAAAVNVCPDRILSETVLNCLARAKMTTMGRIPPARIHELMGGIQTVQSGYDASVICSVLDMPFFIIFVGAIFFLSPALALITIFAVAVTLLAGWTNMRSGNVLMESMRDESVVHRGNVTNAISGADTVRAFGGKNFVSNVFQEQFGKIQLIKRQMVHRGTRGQATIQSLAMLLRVLVYAFGAREVVMGSLSMGGLIGISILSGKSLSVSTSFIKSRAMIGQASSMMQSLHEFLRQPLESETGTVLKDYSGAVEIKDLGFAYSGSTGPLFEGLNVDIKPGNFVVVTGHNGSGKTTLVRLLIGLIDPGRGQILAGGVDLRQLAAPWWRSQVMYLPQEPTFLNGTIKENICLNCPHIGDDRVKRIVEAAGLTRYLNTSVKGLEAPVMNGGAELAVGIRRRLALARALAVKGSVAVLDEPAEGFDMEGLRIMNMVIQSLVKAKKTLIVVTQDMRIMQRADIIIDLGHKPKPQVAYTAESSAKRIADEKGQVAAMPESGEE, from the coding sequence ATGAGAGAACTACTGCGCAGATTATCACTTCATCCGTTTCTTGCTTTTGAAATTATTGTTGCGTCTTTTTTCATTAACATTCTTTCACTGGCCTCACCTATTTTTGTAATTCAGGTCTTGAATCGTTATGTGGGCTACGGATTTGACGGGACACTTATTACGCTTACAACCGGTATGCTTATTGCCGGATTTATAAATCATGGATTCATTATTGTCCGTTCACGTTTAGCTGCAGCCGTAAATGTTTGTCCTGATAGAATTTTGTCAGAGACTGTGCTTAATTGTCTCGCCCGCGCAAAAATGACAACCATGGGACGTATTCCCCCTGCACGAATTCATGAGTTGATGGGCGGAATCCAGACAGTTCAAAGTGGGTATGATGCTTCAGTAATATGCTCTGTACTGGATATGCCTTTTTTTATTATTTTTGTAGGAGCGATTTTTTTTCTGAGCCCTGCGTTAGCGTTGATAACTATTTTTGCTGTTGCTGTGACTCTTCTAGCAGGCTGGACCAATATGCGCAGTGGGAATGTTCTTATGGAGAGTATGCGTGATGAGTCTGTAGTTCATAGGGGAAATGTTACCAATGCCATATCCGGTGCTGATACGGTGAGGGCTTTTGGCGGTAAAAATTTTGTATCAAATGTTTTTCAGGAACAGTTTGGCAAGATTCAGCTTATCAAACGTCAAATGGTACATAGAGGAACTCGCGGACAGGCTACTATTCAAAGTCTGGCGATGCTTCTTCGGGTTCTTGTGTATGCTTTCGGCGCACGCGAAGTTGTAATGGGGTCCCTTAGTATGGGGGGGCTGATAGGTATATCGATTCTTTCCGGTAAGTCCCTTTCTGTTTCTACTTCTTTTATAAAGTCACGAGCTATGATCGGTCAGGCATCAAGTATGATGCAGTCATTGCATGAATTTTTGCGGCAGCCACTTGAGTCTGAAACAGGAACTGTTCTTAAAGATTATAGCGGAGCCGTTGAAATAAAAGATTTGGGTTTTGCCTATTCCGGCTCAACAGGTCCTCTTTTTGAAGGACTGAATGTTGATATTAAACCCGGGAATTTTGTTGTTGTAACCGGGCATAACGGTTCCGGTAAAACAACTTTGGTGAGGTTGCTGATAGGCCTTATCGATCCAGGGAGAGGGCAGATTTTAGCTGGAGGTGTTGATTTACGCCAGCTTGCAGCGCCGTGGTGGAGGTCTCAGGTGATGTACCTTCCGCAGGAACCTACTTTTTTGAATGGCACAATCAAAGAAAATATATGCTTGAATTGCCCTCATATTGGTGATGACCGGGTTAAACGTATTGTTGAAGCTGCCGGTCTTACAAGATATCTTAATACCAGTGTCAAGGGGTTGGAAGCGCCTGTTATGAATGGCGGGGCAGAGCTGGCTGTAGGTATCCGGCGTAGACTGGCTCTAGCACGTGCTCTTGCTGTGAAGGGTTCTGTAGCAGTTCTTGATGAGCCTGCCGAAGGTTTTGATATGGAAGGTTTGCGGATCATGAATATGGTCATTCAAAGTCTGGTTAAGGCAAAAAAGACTCTGATTGTTGTTACGCAGGATATGCGCATTATGCAGCGTGCTGACATTATTATCGATCTTGGGCATAAACCTAAACCACAAGTTGCTTATACTGCTGAATCAAGTGCTAAACGTATTGCTGATGAAAAGGGTCAGGTTGCAGCTATGCCTGAAAGTGGAGAAGAATAA
- a CDS encoding tetratricopeptide repeat protein — MSQEENDTTQSDPKTTEWIDLLPDNARRAFEQAIRAHSSRKYDEAVTHYVMALSFMPDDPVLLTNLGVALREQNKFKAAEMCYRRAIAVREDSPGSWSNLGNVLRRMGRLKEAVTCHRKAVELDKKFIDAYYNMGLVLQDLGKLDEAIKIFDYCLKQKPGKANINWDRALALLAKGDFLKGFEAYEYRWQREELTERHFRQPLWDGSPLSGKRIFIYTEQGFGDSLHFCRYVSEVAKAGGKVLFECQKELISLLRNLDGLDGIISAGDKLPDFDVQAPLMSLPRIMKHDINTIPRGCPYITPPAQAGFPVHVPQGTIKKIGIVWAGKPTHKNDHNRSVSLENFLTFTRIPGVTLYSLQKGPEIAQREKMACGIMVRELGGGCEDFADTAKVMLQLDLIITVDTSVAHLAGALGLPVWVALPYNSDWRWMCKRNDTPWYPTMTLFRQKKSGNWDDVFNEMLNLLNKEMKM; from the coding sequence ATGAGTCAGGAAGAAAATGATACAACACAGTCTGATCCTAAAACAACTGAATGGATTGATCTGTTGCCGGACAATGCACGGCGTGCCTTTGAACAGGCTATAAGGGCACATTCATCAAGGAAGTATGATGAGGCTGTAACTCACTATGTAATGGCTCTCTCCTTCATGCCTGATGATCCTGTTCTGCTTACAAATCTCGGTGTTGCCTTGCGTGAACAGAATAAATTCAAAGCAGCGGAAATGTGCTATAGACGAGCTATAGCCGTGAGGGAAGATTCTCCCGGAAGTTGGAGTAATCTGGGTAATGTTTTGCGCAGGATGGGAAGACTTAAAGAAGCTGTAACCTGCCATCGTAAGGCTGTTGAACTGGATAAGAAATTTATTGACGCATATTATAATATGGGGCTGGTCCTGCAGGATCTTGGCAAGCTGGATGAAGCCATTAAAATTTTTGATTATTGCCTGAAACAGAAACCAGGAAAGGCAAACATTAACTGGGACCGTGCTCTTGCTTTGCTAGCCAAGGGAGATTTTCTAAAAGGTTTTGAAGCTTACGAATATCGGTGGCAGCGCGAGGAATTGACTGAGCGTCATTTCAGGCAGCCATTGTGGGATGGCTCTCCTTTGTCTGGAAAACGTATTTTTATCTACACCGAGCAGGGTTTTGGAGATAGCCTGCATTTCTGCCGTTATGTTTCTGAAGTAGCAAAAGCCGGTGGCAAAGTTCTTTTTGAATGTCAGAAAGAACTTATTTCTTTACTTAGAAACCTTGATGGGCTGGATGGAATAATCAGCGCCGGAGACAAGCTTCCTGATTTTGATGTTCAGGCTCCGCTTATGAGTCTGCCGCGTATTATGAAACATGATATTAATACTATTCCCAGGGGGTGTCCGTATATAACTCCGCCGGCACAGGCTGGTTTTCCCGTTCATGTACCACAAGGAACAATTAAAAAAATAGGAATTGTATGGGCAGGTAAGCCAACTCATAAAAACGATCATAACCGTTCTGTCAGTTTAGAAAACTTTCTTACATTTACGCGTATTCCCGGAGTGACTCTTTATTCACTGCAAAAAGGTCCTGAAATTGCTCAACGGGAAAAAATGGCTTGCGGGATAATGGTTCGTGAGCTTGGCGGAGGATGTGAAGATTTTGCTGATACAGCAAAAGTTATGCTCCAACTTGATTTAATTATTACTGTAGACACTTCTGTTGCACACCTTGCCGGAGCTTTAGGATTGCCTGTATGGGTTGCTCTCCCGTATAATTCTGATTGGCGCTGGATGTGTAAACGTAATGACACACCATGGTATCCAACGATGACTCTCTTTAGACAGAAAAAATCAGGTAATTGGGATGATGTTTTTAATGAAATGCTGAATTTACTCAATAAAGAAATGAAAATGTAA
- a CDS encoding HlyD family type I secretion periplasmic adaptor subunit, translated as MNTEVNSEYSGEVKAANHLFLLLCIAMCISFIVWACFFKLDIVSQADGEVIPSSRVKPVQHLEGGIILKINVREGDTVTKGQELIELEATASDSSVEELDVRVKSLRVNIARLEAEDKGFAQPNYPVDIVKKFPTLIERSLKLFQTRKARLENDLDSEKERIIQREQDILQISSRMRNSRNSLKFLQEQIKISSGLLKDGLTSRYKHLGFLKEESKLKSSMEEDSAKLVKARSALSQAKADIKEITNSYYASVRQELQDDRRELEELSQRLRKFQDNLKRTVIRSPVNGVIKTMYVVSLGEVVRPGMTVMDIVPGGDKLVIEARLAISDIGYVKDGQKAVVKLASRDAARFGNLDGKVVNISPDADSTDRGRTFYRVRIVTDKDYFEHDGNYYKLFPGIRVIAGIHIGTRTVLEYILEPFMGSMSYAMRER; from the coding sequence ATGAATACCGAAGTAAATTCTGAGTACTCCGGTGAAGTTAAAGCGGCGAACCACTTATTTTTACTGCTGTGTATCGCAATGTGTATAAGCTTTATAGTGTGGGCCTGTTTTTTTAAGTTAGATATTGTCAGTCAGGCTGATGGTGAGGTAATCCCCAGCTCAAGGGTAAAACCTGTTCAGCATCTTGAAGGCGGGATTATATTAAAAATTAATGTACGTGAAGGAGACACGGTAACTAAGGGACAGGAGCTTATTGAGCTGGAGGCTACAGCAAGTGATTCAAGCGTTGAAGAATTAGATGTGCGTGTGAAGTCATTACGGGTAAATATTGCCAGACTTGAGGCTGAAGACAAGGGGTTTGCACAGCCTAATTATCCAGTCGATATTGTTAAAAAATTTCCGACACTCATTGAGCGTTCGTTAAAATTATTTCAAACCCGTAAAGCTCGGCTTGAAAATGATTTGGACTCAGAAAAGGAAAGAATTATTCAACGTGAGCAGGATATTCTGCAAATAAGTTCGCGTATGCGTAATTCTCGTAACAGTCTTAAATTTTTGCAGGAACAGATCAAAATAAGTTCAGGTCTTTTAAAAGATGGTTTGACTTCACGTTATAAGCATCTTGGATTTCTGAAAGAAGAATCCAAGCTTAAGAGTTCTATGGAAGAAGATTCCGCAAAGCTTGTCAAAGCACGTTCAGCATTGTCGCAGGCAAAAGCTGACATTAAGGAAATAACAAATTCATATTATGCTTCTGTACGTCAGGAATTACAGGATGACCGAAGGGAACTGGAAGAGTTATCACAGCGTCTTAGAAAATTTCAGGACAATTTAAAGCGTACGGTGATTCGTTCCCCTGTAAATGGTGTTATTAAAACTATGTACGTAGTCAGTCTTGGTGAAGTGGTTCGTCCTGGTATGACTGTTATGGATATCGTGCCTGGCGGGGATAAACTCGTTATCGAAGCTCGATTGGCCATAAGTGATATCGGATATGTCAAAGATGGTCAGAAAGCGGTTGTGAAACTTGCCTCTCGTGATGCAGCAAGGTTTGGTAATCTTGATGGTAAAGTAGTAAACATCAGTCCTGATGCTGATTCCACTGATCGTGGCCGTACTTTTTATCGTGTCCGCATTGTAACTGATAAGGATTATTTCGAACATGACGGTAACTATTACAAGTTGTTTCCTGGTATCAGAGTTATTGCAGGAATTCATATAGGAACCCGAACCGTTTTAGAGTATATTCTGGAACCGTTTATGGGCTCAATGAGCTATGCTATGAGGGAAAGATGA
- a CDS encoding chemotaxis protein has translation MTGSKILLKAGTNEVELLELYLDEWVGETRKRWSFGLNVAKVKKIIKESDLKNFSGRKEEGLQSGDSGVVDPRNPLVLGMFEFMGSVIPLIDLSGWLCLEKVRGENRMVLVTEFNEQVSAFLVSGVNRIHRISWGELESLQGRMAKYVEGTIIGTVKLTDPERILQVLDLEQALEDLSPNKENASFLEIEEVDDKVYIAFCADDSRSMRNLVKNSLERGGFEVKAFPNGKDLWSELESVSNQVKETGRPVSDYVHLVVSDIEMPGMDGHAVTRKIKNDQYISGLRVYLFSSLITEELLHKGLSVGADRQYSKPQISILVKQALEDVKSDTNNT, from the coding sequence ATGACTGGAAGCAAAATATTGCTTAAAGCAGGCACTAATGAAGTTGAACTGCTTGAATTATATCTTGATGAATGGGTTGGAGAGACTAGAAAGCGCTGGTCCTTCGGGCTCAACGTTGCGAAGGTTAAGAAAATCATCAAGGAATCAGATTTAAAGAATTTTTCAGGTCGTAAAGAAGAAGGCCTTCAATCTGGTGATTCTGGTGTTGTTGATCCTAGGAATCCGCTTGTTTTGGGTATGTTTGAGTTTATGGGATCGGTTATTCCGCTTATTGATCTCAGTGGCTGGTTGTGTTTGGAGAAGGTTCGTGGTGAGAACAGGATGGTGCTGGTTACCGAATTTAATGAGCAGGTCAGTGCATTTCTTGTTTCAGGGGTGAATAGAATCCACAGAATCAGCTGGGGAGAACTTGAGTCTTTGCAGGGCCGTATGGCTAAGTATGTTGAGGGCACTATTATCGGGACCGTGAAACTTACCGATCCTGAAAGAATTCTACAGGTTCTTGATCTTGAGCAGGCTTTGGAAGATTTGAGTCCGAATAAAGAAAATGCTTCATTTCTTGAGATAGAAGAAGTGGATGATAAGGTTTATATTGCCTTTTGTGCAGATGACTCCCGTTCAATGCGTAATCTTGTTAAAAATTCACTTGAGCGTGGTGGATTTGAAGTTAAGGCGTTCCCTAACGGAAAGGATTTATGGAGTGAGCTTGAGTCTGTTTCAAATCAAGTTAAAGAAACAGGTCGTCCTGTTTCAGACTATGTACATCTTGTTGTTTCGGATATTGAAATGCCGGGTATGGACGGGCATGCCGTAACCCGTAAAATAAAAAATGACCAATATATTAGTGGATTAAGAGTTTATCTCTTCTCTTCACTTATCACCGAAGAACTTTTGCATAAAGGCTTGTCTGTCGGAGCTGATCGGCAATACTCCAAACCTCAGATTTCTATTCTTGTTAAGCAGGCTTTGGAAGACGTAAAGTCGGATACAAATAATACATAA
- a CDS encoding SPOR domain-containing protein — protein sequence MLICVAICSPAISSAQSITILGKGLYQIIPSETNKNKNILTLKDYAQLKDTVDIEAVKGTSFGFEFVLDAAEPVSTVLEIHHPKIAHAVGLGYTTIHTFPVELTPDEKYFAGWNFSKTEELQAGKWTFGFALPDSPVCEFSVTNIEELVYDGNSLKGVKEVKVIKEKTDAPQIVAGTTIAAKTETTIENATDKKSLPYGKTLTRYLVRGGRFLSLAEAEENAARVKKRGFEPFIFVREKSKQNYWYYLFIRMFDSEQEATDFATKYRQEFRRMAVPQKIKIKLAPM from the coding sequence GTGCTTATATGCGTAGCAATATGCAGCCCTGCTATATCATCTGCTCAATCAATAACTATTTTGGGCAAAGGTCTTTATCAAATTATCCCTTCAGAAACAAATAAAAACAAAAATATCCTTACCTTAAAAGACTATGCACAACTGAAAGACACTGTTGATATAGAAGCTGTCAAAGGAACTTCTTTCGGTTTCGAATTTGTCCTCGATGCAGCTGAACCTGTTAGCACCGTCCTTGAAATACACCATCCTAAAATAGCTCATGCAGTTGGTTTAGGGTACACAACTATTCATACTTTCCCTGTAGAATTAACACCTGATGAAAAGTATTTTGCGGGCTGGAATTTTTCAAAGACCGAAGAACTTCAAGCCGGAAAATGGACATTCGGTTTTGCCCTTCCTGATAGCCCTGTATGCGAGTTCTCTGTCACGAACATTGAAGAGCTTGTATATGACGGAAACAGCCTTAAAGGCGTTAAAGAAGTAAAAGTAATTAAAGAGAAAACCGATGCCCCCCAAATAGTTGCAGGTACAACCATTGCTGCTAAAACTGAAACAACAATTGAAAATGCAACGGATAAAAAAAGTTTGCCGTATGGAAAAACTTTAACGAGATACCTTGTAAGAGGGGGGAGGTTCCTATCGCTTGCTGAAGCTGAAGAGAATGCAGCCAGAGTTAAAAAAAGAGGGTTTGAGCCTTTTATTTTTGTGAGGGAAAAAAGCAAACAGAATTATTGGTACTATCTCTTCATCCGTATGTTTGATTCAGAGCAGGAGGCAACAGATTTTGCAACAAAATACAGGCAGGAATTTCGTCGCATGGCCGTTCCTCAGAAAATTAAAATTAAACTGGCCCCTATGTAA